Proteins encoded within one genomic window of Alteribacter populi:
- a CDS encoding M20/M25/M40 family metallo-hydrolase, whose amino-acid sequence MYHQLKTISISQQIEFMTRELMKIESINGTGGEVNLSYAVKQWLQTFPYYKRNPSYVWEQVVPNDSLERKNVYAFLKGASGSNKTVIYHAHLDTVGTDDFGSVKEDALNSDALEAFFKSYPYNQDVQKDAYSGEYLFGRGSVDMQSGIAVHLANLLYFSENPEELPGNILFMINPDEESQHKGVTSSITELNRLKAEEKLDYVVAVNTDFITPMYENDPHRYIYTGSAGKLLPSFYIYGRETHVGDTLSGIDPTLISAEINRRINNNLDLTEEIRGELILPPSCLYQKDTKTDYNVQTAKSSYLYFNYFIYEATAKEVMDKLENITNEACKEVAETASSQYREFARRSNLPERGRNWKIEVTSLENFIIELEDMGFNPREVSKQVIENYSHLEERMLCFKICEELQQLDPDKKPRVIIFYAPPYLPHNFLNEEYPKDQKLLQVIHESIDSMSKKTSEEFAIKKFFPYLADGSFLSLHETDEEIATLVNNFPEMDTLYPIPFHEIRELNVPSINMGVYGKDGHKWTERVYKPYSFKVLPSLIRDTTSRILTAFQ is encoded by the coding sequence ATGTATCATCAATTAAAAACGATATCCATTTCACAACAAATTGAGTTTATGACACGGGAACTTATGAAAATTGAGAGTATTAATGGAACGGGTGGGGAAGTAAATCTTTCATACGCCGTAAAGCAGTGGCTTCAAACGTTTCCTTATTATAAAAGAAATCCTTCGTACGTTTGGGAGCAAGTTGTCCCGAATGATTCACTCGAGCGAAAAAATGTATACGCTTTCTTAAAAGGGGCGTCTGGTTCAAATAAAACCGTTATTTATCATGCTCACCTAGATACAGTTGGCACCGACGATTTCGGTAGTGTGAAAGAAGATGCGCTAAATTCTGATGCATTAGAAGCGTTTTTTAAATCTTATCCATATAATCAAGATGTTCAGAAGGATGCTTATTCAGGTGAGTATTTGTTCGGAAGAGGCTCAGTAGATATGCAAAGTGGGATAGCTGTACACCTTGCAAACCTACTGTATTTTTCAGAGAACCCAGAGGAACTCCCAGGCAATATTTTATTTATGATTAACCCAGATGAAGAAAGTCAACATAAAGGAGTGACATCATCGATAACTGAGCTTAACCGATTAAAAGCAGAGGAAAAACTTGACTATGTCGTGGCAGTCAATACTGATTTTATTACTCCAATGTATGAAAATGACCCTCATCGTTACATTTATACAGGATCAGCAGGTAAATTGCTTCCAAGCTTTTATATTTACGGCCGTGAAACACATGTGGGGGATACATTATCAGGTATTGACCCGACGTTAATTTCTGCAGAGATTAACAGACGTATTAACAATAATTTAGATTTAACAGAGGAGATACGAGGTGAACTAATTTTGCCACCTTCCTGCTTATATCAAAAGGATACGAAGACAGATTATAATGTGCAGACAGCGAAAAGCAGCTATTTATATTTTAACTACTTTATCTATGAAGCTACGGCAAAAGAAGTAATGGATAAATTGGAGAACATAACGAATGAAGCATGTAAAGAAGTTGCTGAAACTGCGTCGAGTCAATATCGGGAATTCGCGAGGCGCTCGAACCTTCCTGAGCGAGGACGGAATTGGAAAATTGAAGTGACCAGCCTTGAGAACTTTATTATAGAATTAGAAGACATGGGTTTTAACCCACGTGAGGTATCCAAACAAGTTATCGAAAATTACAGCCATCTAGAAGAAAGGATGCTATGCTTTAAAATTTGTGAGGAGTTGCAGCAATTAGATCCAGACAAAAAGCCGAGAGTAATTATTTTCTATGCTCCTCCCTATTTACCACACAATTTTTTAAATGAGGAGTATCCAAAAGATCAAAAACTTTTACAGGTCATTCATGAGTCAATTGACAGCATGAGCAAAAAAACAAGTGAAGAATTTGCTATTAAAAAATTCTTCCCTTATTTAGCAGATGGAAGCTTCCTTTCTTTACATGAGACAGACGAAGAGATCGCCACTCTTGTGAACAACTTTCCTGAAATGGATACATTATACCCCATTCCATTTCATGAGATTAGAGAGCTAAATGTTCCTTCTATTAATATGGGGGTCTACGGAAAAGACGGACACAAATGGACGGAGCGTGTATATAAACCGTATTCATTTAAGGTTCTACCTTCCCTCATTCGTGATACTACTTCACGCATTTTAACAGCATTTCAATAG
- a CDS encoding PaaI family thioesterase yields MKRVIDETEVHHQYKEEIFEVMKNEPYANFLGIELKEISEGTAVAELDVVEHMLNSHGTVHGAVTFAIADYVFAVACNSYGKTSVGLSTTVNYMAAGKKGSRLRAIATEEKKNHRTSWYKVRVESDDELIATMEAVAYRKNHYFVSVE; encoded by the coding sequence TTGAAACGAGTAATCGATGAAACCGAGGTACATCACCAGTATAAAGAAGAGATTTTTGAAGTAATGAAAAACGAACCTTATGCTAACTTTTTGGGGATTGAGTTAAAGGAAATCAGTGAAGGTACCGCCGTTGCAGAACTTGATGTGGTAGAGCATATGTTAAATTCCCATGGGACAGTTCATGGAGCTGTTACATTTGCAATTGCTGATTATGTCTTCGCAGTAGCGTGTAACTCATACGGAAAAACATCCGTTGGCCTCTCTACTACAGTTAACTATATGGCAGCAGGCAAGAAAGGGTCACGCCTGAGGGCAATAGCCACTGAAGAGAAAAAGAATCATCGAACATCCTGGTATAAGGTAAGAGTCGAAAGCGATGATGAATTAATTGCAACCATGGAAGCAGTAGCCTACCGCAAAAACCACTACTTTGTCTCAGTTGAATAA
- the recQ gene encoding DNA helicase RecQ: protein MITQAEHQLKQHFGYESFRPGQQQIIEHVFEGVPSMGIMPTGGGKSICYQIPSLLLPGLTIVISPLISLMKDQVDELREAEIGSAFINSSLSYEEVEERISAIRNGDIKLLYVAPERFEVPSFVTLLKSLSVSLVAVDEAHCVSQWGHDFRPSYMRIPSVLQQFGSQPNVLALTATATPAVRDDICQAFGIAEDRVVQTGFSRDNLSFHVLKGQDRDRYALNYIKKNPGEPGIIYASTRKEVERIHDFLQAKGVDTGKYHGGMTALQREASQEDFVYDRIQVMVATNAFGMGINKSNVRFVIHYQLPRNVESYYQEAGRAGRDGEPSECVLLYSPQDIRVQQFLIDQSDSDDARKQNEYRKLHQMVNYCHTEGCLQSYILDYFGDSGAESCSQCCNCTDDRETEDVTKDAQMVFSCIKRMNERFGKTMVAQVLTGSSNQKVKDMSFDRLSTYGLMKQYTIKEVVQFIDYLVAEEYLRMTDGAYPVLTLTEKTVPVLKGEEKVEKKQEKRAETISEAHPLFAILRELRTGLAKESGVAPYMVFSDKTLKELCDKLPKNEEEMLAVKGLGAQKFEKYGEAFLEKIRTYREENPTMASTSTTVTGSRSSRRSAIGKKDKTPSHLVTLQMFQSDQSLEDIAEERDVKVSTAGEHLLRCADEGLSVDFSRLIPEEVTTAIQEVIQTVDLSEGLKPVKEALPEEIDYFQIKAVLQGLVEKS from the coding sequence ATGATCACACAAGCCGAACACCAATTAAAACAACACTTCGGATATGAATCATTTCGCCCCGGACAACAACAAATTATCGAGCACGTTTTTGAGGGTGTCCCGTCCATGGGAATCATGCCAACCGGAGGAGGAAAGTCGATCTGCTACCAAATCCCTTCTCTCCTCCTCCCAGGGCTAACGATTGTCATTTCTCCGTTGATCTCATTGATGAAAGACCAGGTTGATGAACTGCGTGAAGCGGAAATCGGATCAGCGTTTATTAACAGTTCGTTGAGTTATGAGGAAGTCGAAGAGCGAATTTCTGCCATCAGAAATGGCGACATTAAGCTTTTGTATGTAGCCCCGGAACGTTTTGAGGTCCCATCATTTGTTACTCTGCTTAAAAGTTTATCTGTTTCCCTTGTTGCTGTGGATGAAGCTCACTGTGTCTCTCAATGGGGACATGATTTTCGTCCAAGCTACATGCGAATTCCTTCCGTACTACAGCAGTTTGGGTCACAACCGAACGTTTTGGCGTTAACCGCAACAGCTACGCCTGCTGTTCGTGATGATATTTGTCAGGCCTTTGGCATTGCTGAGGACCGCGTTGTTCAGACGGGATTTTCAAGAGACAACTTGTCATTTCACGTTTTAAAAGGACAAGACCGAGACCGTTACGCTCTCAACTACATCAAGAAAAACCCTGGTGAACCAGGAATTATCTACGCCTCTACTCGTAAAGAGGTAGAGCGTATCCATGATTTTTTACAAGCAAAAGGCGTGGATACAGGAAAATATCACGGCGGAATGACGGCACTCCAGCGTGAAGCGAGTCAGGAGGATTTCGTGTACGACCGAATCCAAGTGATGGTTGCCACAAACGCCTTTGGTATGGGAATCAACAAATCGAACGTTCGCTTTGTCATCCATTATCAACTGCCTCGAAACGTCGAAAGCTATTATCAAGAAGCGGGGCGTGCAGGGCGTGACGGAGAGCCGAGTGAATGTGTGCTTCTATATTCCCCCCAAGATATTCGCGTCCAGCAGTTTTTAATCGACCAATCTGATAGTGACGATGCTCGTAAGCAAAACGAGTACCGAAAGCTCCATCAGATGGTGAACTATTGCCATACAGAAGGTTGCCTTCAGTCTTACATTCTCGATTATTTCGGCGACTCAGGAGCAGAAAGTTGTAGTCAGTGCTGCAACTGTACCGATGATAGGGAAACGGAAGACGTAACGAAAGACGCACAAATGGTATTTTCATGTATTAAGAGAATGAATGAACGATTCGGCAAAACAATGGTCGCTCAAGTCTTAACCGGTTCGTCAAACCAAAAGGTAAAAGATATGTCATTCGACCGCCTATCAACATACGGATTAATGAAACAGTATACGATTAAAGAAGTCGTTCAATTTATCGACTACCTCGTCGCAGAGGAATATTTACGTATGACCGATGGTGCTTATCCTGTACTTACATTAACGGAAAAGACAGTACCTGTGTTAAAGGGTGAGGAAAAGGTTGAGAAAAAACAAGAGAAGCGTGCAGAAACGATTTCAGAGGCTCATCCACTCTTCGCTATTCTCCGCGAACTGCGAACGGGACTCGCTAAAGAATCGGGCGTCGCACCGTATATGGTATTTTCAGATAAAACGCTCAAAGAACTTTGCGATAAACTTCCTAAAAATGAAGAGGAAATGCTTGCAGTGAAAGGACTTGGGGCACAGAAGTTTGAAAAGTATGGGGAAGCGTTTTTGGAGAAAATCAGAACGTATCGCGAGGAAAATCCTACCATGGCATCTACCAGTACTACTGTGACTGGAAGCCGGTCTTCACGTCGTTCAGCGATCGGAAAAAAAGACAAAACACCAAGCCATCTAGTTACTTTGCAAATGTTCCAGTCCGACCAGTCTCTTGAAGACATTGCCGAGGAACGTGACGTCAAAGTGTCAACAGCAGGGGAGCATCTTCTTCGCTGTGCCGATGAAGGGCTCTCTGTTGATTTTTCCCGTCTCATTCCTGAGGAAGTGACCACTGCGATTCAAGAAGTGATCCAAACCGTTGATCTTTCTGAAGGGTTAAAACCGGTGAAAGAGGCATTGCCTGAAGAAATTGATTACTTTCAAATTAAAGCGGTTCTGCAAGGGTTAGTTGAAAAATCGTAA
- a CDS encoding ABC-F family ATP-binding cassette domain-containing protein: MSILTVKNLSHGFGDRAIFHDVSFRLLKGEHIGLIGANGEGKSTFMNIITRKLEPDEGKVEWAKSVRVGFLDQHTVLEKGLTIRDILKSAFQYLFDIENDMNALYEKMGESTPEELEKLLEEVGTMQDMLTNNDFYVIDAKVEEIARGLGLDEIGLERDVSELSGGQRTKILLGKLLLEKPDILLLDEPTNYLDEQHIEWLKRYLQEYENAFILISHDIPFLNSVINLIYHMENQELNRYVGDYDHFMQVYEVKKQQLEAAYKKQQQEIADLKDFVARNKARISTRNMAMSRQKKLDKMDVIELAQEKPKPEFHFKAARTPGKLIFETNDLVIGYDEPLSRPLNLRMERGQKLALVGANGIGKTTLLRSILGEIKPISGSVERGEHLHIGYFEQEIKSANNKTCIEEVWDEFPAFNQYEVRSALAKCGLMTKHIESKVAVLSGGEKAKVRLCKLINNETNLLVLDEPTNHLDVDAKEELKRALKEYKGSILLISHEPEFYEDIVTDVWNCEDWATKVF, translated from the coding sequence ATGAGTATTTTAACTGTTAAAAATTTAAGCCATGGCTTTGGTGATCGGGCGATTTTTCACGACGTGTCGTTTCGGCTGCTAAAAGGCGAACATATCGGATTGATCGGCGCCAATGGTGAAGGTAAATCAACGTTTATGAACATTATTACTCGAAAGCTTGAGCCTGATGAAGGTAAAGTCGAATGGGCTAAAAGTGTCCGCGTAGGTTTTCTCGACCAACATACCGTTCTTGAAAAAGGGCTCACAATTCGTGACATTTTAAAAAGTGCCTTTCAGTATTTATTTGATATTGAAAATGACATGAATGCCCTATACGAAAAAATGGGAGAATCAACTCCTGAAGAGCTTGAAAAACTCCTTGAAGAAGTCGGTACGATGCAAGACATGCTTACAAACAACGACTTTTACGTGATTGATGCAAAAGTTGAAGAAATAGCTCGAGGTTTAGGACTCGATGAAATTGGGCTTGAGCGCGATGTAAGCGAATTAAGCGGCGGACAACGCACGAAGATTTTACTCGGGAAACTTCTTCTCGAAAAGCCGGACATTCTGCTGTTGGACGAGCCGACAAACTATCTTGACGAGCAACATATCGAGTGGCTAAAAAGGTACCTCCAAGAGTATGAAAATGCGTTCATTTTGATTTCTCATGACATTCCGTTTTTAAACAGTGTCATTAACTTGATCTATCATATGGAAAATCAAGAGTTGAACCGCTATGTCGGTGATTACGACCATTTTATGCAAGTATACGAAGTGAAAAAGCAACAGCTTGAAGCCGCCTATAAGAAACAGCAGCAAGAAATCGCAGACTTAAAGGACTTTGTTGCTCGAAACAAAGCACGAATCTCAACGCGAAACATGGCGATGTCTCGTCAAAAAAAGCTGGATAAAATGGATGTCATTGAGCTAGCTCAAGAAAAACCGAAACCAGAGTTCCATTTTAAGGCTGCCCGTACACCAGGGAAGCTGATTTTTGAAACGAACGACCTCGTCATCGGTTACGATGAGCCGCTATCTAGGCCGCTCAACCTCCGTATGGAACGTGGGCAGAAGCTTGCTCTAGTAGGTGCAAATGGAATCGGGAAAACAACGCTTCTTCGCAGTATATTAGGTGAAATCAAGCCGATTAGCGGATCGGTTGAACGTGGCGAGCACCTTCATATCGGATATTTCGAGCAAGAGATTAAATCTGCGAATAACAAAACATGTATCGAAGAAGTGTGGGATGAATTTCCTGCTTTTAATCAATATGAAGTACGTTCTGCTCTAGCCAAATGTGGTCTCATGACAAAACACATTGAAAGTAAAGTAGCAGTGTTAAGTGGTGGCGAAAAGGCAAAGGTACGTCTATGTAAGCTGATTAACAATGAAACAAACCTTCTCGTACTCGATGAGCCGACAAACCACTTAGACGTCGATGCAAAAGAAGAATTGAAGCGTGCGTTGAAAGAATACAAAGGCAGCATTCTGTTAATTAGTCACGAACCTGAATTTTACGAAGACATCGTCACTGACGTTTGGAATTGTGAAGACTGGGCGACAAAAGTATTTTAA
- a CDS encoding DEAD/DEAH box helicase, translating into MTDYIKSMQPFIQQAWEKAGFTEPTAIQEEATPLILQKKDVIAESPTGTGKTIAYLLPILQQIDTEKKDVQAVILASSQELVMQILEQIQEWSQGSGMKSASFIGGANTKRQLEKLKKKPHIIAGTPGRLAELVKMKKLKMHEVKTIVLDEGDQLLIPEHEQTIEQIIKSTLKDRQLVLFSATVPEQVEKKAASLMKEPEKVKVSHDKKALGKVEHLYVVCEEREKIEVVNSIVKNQQIKALAFVNDIGEVNVIGEKLSFKKVDVGVLHSETKKQEREHAIKRFRSGDTSLLVATDLASRGLDIQELTHVIQMDVPRDGKQYIHRAGRTGRSGAEGTVISLVEPREERSLKRAAKEAGVKLDERELKRGRLVEIKK; encoded by the coding sequence ATGACAGACTATATAAAATCAATGCAGCCTTTTATTCAACAGGCTTGGGAAAAAGCTGGCTTTACAGAGCCTACAGCTATTCAGGAAGAGGCAACACCGCTTATTTTACAAAAAAAAGATGTGATTGCGGAATCACCAACAGGCACGGGGAAAACAATAGCGTACCTCTTGCCGATTTTACAGCAAATTGACACAGAAAAGAAGGATGTCCAGGCAGTTATTTTAGCGTCCTCGCAGGAACTCGTGATGCAAATCCTGGAACAAATTCAAGAGTGGTCTCAAGGAAGCGGCATGAAATCAGCCTCTTTTATCGGCGGAGCGAACACGAAACGCCAACTGGAAAAATTGAAGAAGAAGCCGCATATTATTGCCGGAACGCCTGGCAGGTTAGCTGAACTCGTGAAAATGAAGAAGCTAAAAATGCATGAGGTGAAGACGATTGTGTTAGATGAAGGAGATCAGCTGTTAATCCCGGAGCACGAGCAAACGATCGAACAGATTATTAAATCAACATTAAAGGATCGCCAACTCGTATTATTTTCAGCCACCGTCCCTGAGCAGGTTGAAAAGAAAGCAGCATCGCTAATGAAAGAGCCTGAGAAAGTAAAGGTAAGTCATGATAAAAAAGCTCTTGGGAAAGTGGAACATCTGTATGTCGTTTGTGAGGAGCGCGAAAAAATCGAAGTCGTAAACAGTATTGTTAAAAACCAGCAGATCAAAGCATTGGCGTTTGTAAATGACATCGGGGAAGTCAATGTGATCGGGGAAAAGCTTAGCTTTAAAAAGGTTGACGTTGGTGTATTACATAGCGAGACAAAAAAACAAGAGCGTGAGCATGCGATTAAACGGTTTCGTTCTGGAGATACCTCGTTGTTAGTAGCTACTGACTTGGCATCTCGCGGGCTGGATATTCAAGAGTTAACGCATGTCATTCAGATGGACGTACCAAGAGATGGAAAGCAGTACATTCACCGGGCAGGAAGAACGGGCCGAAGCGGTGCAGAAGGTACGGTCATTTCTCTTGTGGAACCAAGGGAAGAGCGTTCATTAAAACGGGCGGCAAAAGAAGCGGGTGTAAAGCTTGATGAGCGTGAATTAAAAAGAGGCCGTTTAGTGGAAATAAAAAAATAA
- the helD gene encoding RNA polymerase recycling motor HelD produces the protein MSENNKWTEEQDRVDFVLDTIKTKQRILQESSSDLKKDIIHFRKSFWDDVTVNIDDPDDIIETQASIKQQAEFLSERERSHGQQSEKLKTLLRLEDSPYFGRIDFQENGETNTEVAYIGIASLMDKKEEDFLIYDWRAPISSMYYNYSPGPAEFETMDGSIEGEMTLKRQFIIRNSEIKGLFDTGITIGDRLLQNLLGSHSSPQMKTIVSTIQKEQNQIIRNERSRYLVVQGVAGSGKTSAALQRVAYLLYAHRESLTAENMVLFSPNPLFNSYVATVLPELGEENMWQTTFNEYVQKELGETFDVEDPFEQMEWFLESDDSTQDEERNTAVQMKSSLSFKNQIDEFVSKLEHGGLHFQNIRFRKETLVSANEISAYFYGLDSAISIPNRMELTSEWLLQQIKAVQRSEWKKPWVEEAIQLLDKEEYLEGFNKLEKNKRFTEDTFDDFDREEEWLSKRVVKKQLAPLKRKIKNLAFVNVVKTYREFYYYLKTDVQTDNAEWHNICNEAINSLQNKKLTWEEATPYLYLQDKIKGRRPLTHIRHVFIDEAQDYSPFQFAYLKQLFPQARMTLLGDVHQSIYLHTLTNSSPLDETNEDSTSNTERITLMRSYRSTAPIVTFTSQLIEGGDEIIPFNRDGKKPVYIETTSKEEMNNKIQVLITSCTENNMETVAVICKTINESRAVHDILAQHTSAQLIDKETYTYKKGLVVIPSYLAKGIEFDTVILYDASKDHYHKESERNLFYTVCTRAMHELYLVSSGEKSPFIDQAKADTYEIKE, from the coding sequence GTGAGCGAAAATAACAAATGGACTGAAGAACAAGATCGCGTTGACTTTGTGCTCGATACGATTAAAACAAAACAGCGAATCCTCCAAGAAAGCTCAAGTGATTTAAAAAAAGACATTATTCACTTCCGAAAAAGCTTTTGGGATGATGTCACCGTTAATATCGATGATCCCGACGACATTATTGAAACTCAAGCCAGCATTAAACAACAGGCAGAATTTTTGTCAGAACGGGAACGAAGTCACGGGCAACAGTCCGAGAAATTAAAAACACTCCTTCGGTTGGAAGATTCTCCTTATTTTGGTCGAATTGACTTTCAAGAGAATGGCGAAACAAATACCGAAGTGGCCTATATCGGCATTGCTTCTCTCATGGATAAAAAGGAAGAGGATTTCCTCATTTATGATTGGCGTGCGCCGATTTCAAGCATGTATTACAACTACTCACCCGGTCCAGCCGAATTTGAGACGATGGACGGTTCGATTGAAGGGGAGATGACTTTAAAGCGGCAATTTATTATCCGAAATAGTGAAATCAAAGGGCTCTTTGATACCGGCATTACCATTGGTGATCGTTTACTTCAGAATCTACTTGGTAGCCATTCAAGCCCGCAAATGAAAACGATCGTGTCGACGATTCAAAAAGAGCAAAATCAAATTATTCGGAATGAACGTAGTCGTTATCTGGTCGTTCAAGGAGTAGCCGGAAGCGGGAAAACATCAGCCGCGTTACAACGTGTCGCCTATTTACTCTATGCCCACCGCGAATCATTAACAGCCGAAAACATGGTGCTTTTCTCTCCTAACCCGCTGTTTAATAGTTATGTAGCTACGGTTTTACCCGAGTTAGGTGAAGAAAACATGTGGCAAACGACATTCAATGAATACGTGCAAAAAGAGCTCGGAGAAACATTTGATGTTGAAGATCCGTTTGAACAAATGGAATGGTTTCTCGAGTCCGATGATTCTACCCAAGATGAAGAACGAAACACAGCTGTTCAGATGAAGTCATCTCTTTCTTTTAAAAACCAAATTGACGAATTTGTTTCCAAGCTGGAACACGGAGGTCTTCATTTTCAAAACATTCGTTTTCGTAAAGAGACACTCGTCTCTGCTAATGAGATTTCCGCCTATTTTTATGGACTCGATTCAGCCATTTCAATCCCTAACCGAATGGAACTTACATCGGAATGGCTTTTGCAACAAATAAAGGCCGTACAGCGTTCGGAATGGAAAAAGCCTTGGGTGGAAGAAGCGATCCAGCTTCTTGACAAGGAAGAGTATTTAGAAGGGTTTAACAAACTAGAGAAAAATAAACGGTTTACTGAAGATACGTTTGACGACTTTGACCGTGAAGAAGAATGGTTGAGTAAACGAGTCGTAAAAAAACAGCTTGCTCCATTAAAACGAAAAATCAAAAACCTCGCGTTTGTAAATGTCGTTAAGACGTATCGTGAGTTTTATTACTACCTTAAAACTGACGTACAAACGGATAACGCTGAATGGCACAATATTTGTAACGAGGCGATCAATAGCCTGCAAAACAAAAAACTTACTTGGGAAGAGGCAACGCCTTATTTGTATTTACAAGACAAAATCAAAGGACGACGCCCGCTTACCCACATTCGTCACGTGTTTATCGATGAGGCTCAGGATTACTCACCGTTTCAATTTGCTTATCTAAAACAGCTGTTTCCACAAGCGCGTATGACTTTATTAGGCGATGTCCATCAGTCGATTTACCTTCATACGTTAACGAACTCTTCACCGTTGGATGAGACAAATGAAGATTCGACTAGTAATACAGAACGGATTACACTAATGCGAAGCTACCGTTCTACTGCTCCGATCGTGACGTTTACTTCTCAGCTCATCGAAGGTGGTGATGAGATCATCCCGTTTAACCGAGACGGTAAAAAACCTGTTTATATAGAAACAACCTCCAAAGAAGAAATGAATAACAAGATCCAGGTATTGATCACTTCTTGTACTGAAAATAATATGGAAACCGTTGCTGTCATTTGCAAAACGATAAACGAAAGCAGAGCTGTGCATGATATTTTGGCACAGCACACTTCAGCCCAACTTATTGATAAAGAAACCTATACGTACAAAAAAGGTCTCGTCGTCATTCCTTCGTACTTAGCCAAGGGAATTGAATTTGACACTGTGATTCTTTATGACGCATCGAAAGACCATTATCACAAAGAATCTGAACGGAACCTCTTTTATACTGTGTGTACTCGAGCGATGCACGAATTGTATCTTGTCTCGTCAGGTGAAAAAAGTCCGTTTATCGACCAAGCAAAAGCTGACACTTACGAAATAAAAGAATGA